A segment of the Paludisphaera rhizosphaerae genome:
TGCTGGTGGTGCTGCTGATCGTGAGCATCATCGCGGCGGTGACGCTGCCGGTGGTGATTCCCGCGATCAGCCATCGTCAGGTGGGCGAGGCGGCGCGGATCATCCAGGGGGGCCTGGTGGCCGCTCGCGACGCCTCGCTGCGGACCAACACCCCGCA
Coding sequences within it:
- a CDS encoding pilus assembly FimT family protein is translated as LVVLLIVSIIAAVTLPVVIPAISHRQVGEAARIIQGGLVAARDASLRTNTPHGLRFLPDPTYNGLAPGAPTTIDPSRILASNRFIPI